The following proteins are encoded in a genomic region of Bradyrhizobium sp. SK17:
- a CDS encoding Ku protein, which translates to MAAPRAYWKGTLKLSLVSCPVALYPASTTVEKTRFHMINRETGNRLKQQMVDAETGDVVEGDQKGRGYEVSKGKYVEIEKDELEAVQIESNHTIDIDAFVPESEIDKRYLDHPYYIRPDGKAGIDAFAVIRDAMKDQDRVALARIVLTNREHVIAIEPLDKGMLGTTLRYPYEVRDADDYFDDIKSPKVTKDMIELAGHILDSKAAHFDPSKFKDEYETALKALVRRKAAGKPIKAAEREEKPSNVVSLMDALKQSLKSGKSGARRSGSTARRPTSHRRAAKKAHRSTTRRQTAG; encoded by the coding sequence ATGGCCGCTCCCCGCGCCTACTGGAAAGGCACGCTCAAGCTCTCGCTGGTGTCATGCCCGGTGGCGCTCTACCCGGCCTCGACCACGGTCGAGAAGACCCGCTTCCACATGATCAACCGGGAGACCGGCAACCGCCTGAAGCAGCAGATGGTCGATGCCGAGACCGGCGACGTCGTCGAGGGCGACCAGAAGGGTCGCGGCTACGAGGTGAGCAAGGGCAAATATGTCGAGATCGAAAAGGACGAGCTCGAGGCGGTCCAGATCGAGAGCAACCACACCATCGATATCGATGCTTTCGTGCCCGAAAGCGAGATCGACAAGCGCTATCTCGACCACCCCTATTACATCAGGCCCGACGGCAAGGCCGGCATCGACGCGTTCGCAGTGATCCGCGACGCCATGAAGGACCAGGACCGGGTCGCGCTGGCCCGGATCGTGCTGACCAACCGCGAGCATGTGATCGCGATCGAGCCACTCGACAAGGGCATGCTCGGCACCACCTTGCGCTACCCCTATGAGGTACGCGACGCTGACGATTATTTCGACGACATCAAGAGCCCGAAGGTGACCAAGGACATGATCGAGCTCGCCGGCCACATCCTCGACAGCAAGGCCGCGCATTTCGACCCGTCAAAGTTCAAGGACGAGTACGAGACCGCGCTGAAAGCCCTGGTCCGCCGCAAGGCCGCCGGCAAGCCGATCAAGGCCGCCGAGCGCGAGGAGAAGCCGAGCAATGTGGTGAGCCTGATGGACGCGTTGAAGCAGAGCCTGAAGAGCGGCAAAAGCGGCGCAAGGCGCTCGGGCTCGACCGCGCGACGCCCGACATCGCACCGCCGCGCGGCGAAGAAGGCGCACCGGTCGACTACGCGTCGGCAAACGGCGGGGTAG
- a CDS encoding response regulator — MNATPIKVLVIDDEPPIRKLLRMGLSTQGYDILEASNGKMALEMLAEGPALIILDLGLPDIQGHDLLRMIRGRNESVPIVVLSSRGDEAGKVQALDLGADDYLTKPFGMDELLARLRAALRHQLQVQGERPVFRSGDLSVDLVRRIVKVGEKEIKLSPKEYDLLRVLVQHAGKVLTHRFLLKELWDELTDAQYLRVYVRQLRQKIEADPERPQFVLTETGIGYRLRAAD, encoded by the coding sequence ATGAACGCGACGCCCATCAAGGTCCTGGTCATCGACGACGAGCCGCCGATTCGCAAGCTGCTGCGGATGGGGCTGAGCACGCAGGGCTATGACATCCTCGAGGCCTCCAACGGCAAGATGGCATTGGAGATGCTGGCCGAAGGACCGGCGCTGATCATCCTCGATCTCGGCCTGCCCGACATCCAGGGCCATGATCTCCTGCGCATGATCCGCGGACGCAATGAGAGCGTGCCGATCGTGGTGCTGTCGAGCCGCGGCGACGAGGCCGGCAAGGTGCAGGCGCTCGATCTCGGCGCCGACGACTACCTGACCAAGCCGTTCGGCATGGACGAATTGCTGGCGCGGCTCCGCGCGGCGCTCCGTCATCAGTTGCAGGTGCAGGGCGAACGGCCGGTGTTCCGCTCCGGCGATCTCTCGGTCGACCTGGTGCGCCGGATCGTCAAGGTTGGCGAGAAAGAGATCAAGCTGTCGCCGAAGGAGTATGACCTGCTGCGCGTGCTGGTGCAGCACGCCGGCAAGGTGCTGACCCATCGTTTCCTCTTGAAGGAATTGTGGGACGAGTTGACTGACGCGCAATATCTGCGGGTCTATGTCCGGCAGCTCCGCCAGAAGATCGAGGCCGACCCTGAGCGTCCGCAATTCGTGCTGACCGAGACCGGTATCGGCTATCGGCTGCGCGCGGCCGACTGA
- a CDS encoding DUF6496 domain-containing protein, producing the protein MARKYSRRASEDVERVMKKRKAGTLRSGGSKKKVTSRKQAIAIGLSEARAKGRKVPKKAKTTKKRKTAKKRKAAKR; encoded by the coding sequence ATGGCAAGGAAATACTCGCGGAGGGCATCTGAGGATGTCGAGCGCGTGATGAAGAAGCGCAAAGCCGGGACGCTGCGTAGCGGCGGCTCCAAGAAGAAGGTGACGAGCCGCAAGCAGGCGATCGCGATCGGACTGTCGGAGGCGCGCGCCAAGGGCCGTAAGGTGCCGAAGAAGGCGAAGACAACGAAGAAACGGAAGACCGCCAAGAAGCGAAAGGCTGCGAAGCGGTAG
- a CDS encoding sensor histidine kinase KdpD has product MANQRDPEKRPSPDALLEAARRETDRSGRLKIFIGAAPGVGKTYEMLSSAHARLKAGVDVVVGVVETHGRAETEALLRGLEVVPRKRLAYRDQTLEEMDLDAVIARRPQLALVDELAHTNAPGSRHPKRYLDVEELLSHGIDVYTAINIQHIESLNDVVAQITHVRVRETVPDSVVDRADAIELIDLTPDDLIQRLKEGKVYVPKQAERALEHYFSPGNLTALRELALRRTAERVDEQLLTHMQANAIQGPWAAGERILVCLSEDPRAAGLVRYTKRLADRLHAQWTAVSIETRRSLQLSDEQRDRLADTMRLAESLGGEALTLPGVGRRIADDVISFAQANNVTQIIIGKSTRSRWFELTHGSVVHDLVRRAGNISVNVIAGDELPVGKAAVQTAQRQEPFKPQPYLMALLLTALGLGAAKLIQPFFGIENVDLVFITVVVGAAARYGLWPSLLASVAASLCYNFFFLPPVYTFTITDPTNVAAFFFFMLIALIVSNVAARVRTQADTAIGRVRTTESLYAFSRKLAGTATLDDVLWATAYQIALMLKVRVVLLLPEGGMLTVKSGYPPEDQLDQADLAAANWAWGNDRPAGRGSDTLPGGKRLFLPMRTGRGPIGVIGIDDDRTGPLLTPDQRRLLDALVDQGALAIERVLLVEDMDRVKRTVESDRLRGALLTSISHDLKTPLASVLGSASALRDLEANLSAAQKHDLLATVIDESERLNRFIANLLDMTKLESGAIVPNTARHDVGEIVGSALRRAAKILVHHRVSLELAADLPMLELDAVLFEQVLFNLLDNAAKYAPSDTTISIRGSRDRGAVALQILDEGNGIPAAELESVFDKFYRAEKGDHVRPGTGLGLAISRGFVEAMRGTIAAANRSDRSGAVITIRLPIPADTNALDTAA; this is encoded by the coding sequence ATGGCCAATCAGCGCGACCCTGAAAAACGACCCTCGCCGGATGCGCTGCTCGAGGCAGCGCGTCGCGAGACCGATCGATCGGGGCGGCTGAAGATCTTCATCGGCGCCGCGCCCGGCGTCGGCAAGACCTACGAGATGCTTTCGAGCGCCCACGCCCGCCTCAAGGCGGGCGTCGACGTCGTGGTCGGGGTGGTGGAAACCCACGGACGGGCGGAGACCGAGGCACTGCTCAGGGGGCTCGAAGTGGTGCCGCGCAAGCGGCTGGCCTATCGCGACCAGACGCTGGAGGAGATGGACCTCGACGCGGTAATCGCGCGGCGGCCGCAGCTCGCGCTGGTCGACGAGCTCGCCCACACCAATGCGCCGGGCAGCCGGCATCCGAAGCGCTATCTCGACGTCGAGGAATTGCTGTCGCACGGCATCGACGTCTACACCGCGATCAACATCCAGCACATCGAGAGCCTCAACGACGTCGTCGCGCAGATCACCCATGTGCGGGTGCGCGAGACCGTGCCGGACTCGGTGGTCGATCGTGCCGACGCCATCGAGCTGATCGACCTCACGCCCGACGACCTGATCCAGCGGCTGAAGGAGGGCAAGGTCTATGTGCCCAAGCAGGCCGAGCGCGCGCTGGAGCATTATTTCTCGCCCGGTAACCTGACCGCGCTGCGCGAGTTGGCGCTGCGCCGCACCGCCGAACGGGTCGACGAGCAGCTGCTCACCCACATGCAGGCCAATGCGATCCAGGGCCCCTGGGCCGCTGGTGAACGCATCCTGGTCTGTCTCAGCGAGGACCCGCGCGCCGCCGGCCTGGTGCGTTACACCAAGCGGTTGGCCGACCGGCTGCATGCGCAATGGACCGCGGTCAGCATCGAGACCCGGCGCAGCCTGCAACTGAGCGACGAGCAGCGCGACCGGCTGGCCGACACCATGCGGCTCGCGGAGTCGCTCGGCGGCGAGGCGCTGACGCTGCCCGGGGTCGGCCGCCGCATCGCCGACGACGTCATCAGCTTCGCCCAGGCCAACAACGTCACCCAGATCATCATCGGCAAGTCGACGCGCTCGCGCTGGTTCGAGCTGACACACGGCTCAGTGGTGCACGACCTGGTGCGCCGGGCCGGCAATATCAGCGTCAACGTGATCGCCGGCGACGAGCTGCCGGTCGGCAAGGCGGCGGTGCAGACCGCGCAGCGGCAGGAGCCGTTCAAGCCGCAGCCCTATCTGATGGCGCTGCTGCTGACGGCATTGGGGCTCGGCGCGGCCAAGCTGATCCAGCCGTTCTTCGGCATCGAGAACGTCGATCTCGTCTTCATCACCGTCGTGGTCGGCGCCGCGGCGCGCTACGGTCTGTGGCCGTCGCTGCTGGCGAGCGTCGCGGCCTCGCTGTGCTACAATTTCTTCTTCCTGCCGCCGGTCTACACCTTCACCATCACCGACCCGACCAATGTCGCGGCGTTCTTCTTTTTCATGCTGATCGCGCTGATCGTCTCCAATGTCGCGGCGCGGGTGCGCACCCAGGCCGACACCGCGATCGGCCGGGTCCGCACCACCGAATCACTCTACGCTTTCAGCCGCAAGCTCGCCGGCACCGCGACGCTCGACGACGTGCTGTGGGCGACCGCCTATCAGATCGCGCTGATGCTCAAGGTGCGCGTGGTGCTGCTGCTGCCGGAGGGCGGCATGCTGACGGTCAAGAGCGGCTATCCGCCCGAAGACCAGCTCGACCAGGCCGATCTCGCTGCCGCCAACTGGGCCTGGGGCAACGACCGCCCGGCCGGCCGCGGCTCGGACACGCTACCGGGCGGCAAGCGCCTGTTTCTGCCGATGCGCACCGGTCGTGGCCCGATCGGGGTGATCGGCATCGACGACGACCGAACCGGACCGCTGTTGACGCCGGACCAGCGCCGGCTGCTCGATGCGCTGGTCGACCAGGGCGCACTCGCGATCGAGCGCGTGCTGCTGGTTGAGGACATGGACCGGGTCAAGCGCACGGTCGAATCCGACCGGTTGCGCGGCGCGCTCCTGACCTCGATCTCGCACGACCTCAAGACGCCGCTGGCCTCGGTGCTCGGCTCGGCGTCGGCGCTGCGCGATCTCGAAGCCAATCTGAGCGCCGCCCAGAAGCATGATCTGCTCGCCACCGTGATCGACGAGTCGGAGCGGCTCAATCGTTTCATCGCCAACCTGCTCGACATGACCAAGCTGGAATCCGGCGCCATCGTGCCCAACACCGCGCGGCACGATGTTGGCGAAATCGTCGGCAGCGCGCTGCGGCGTGCCGCCAAGATCCTGGTGCATCACCGGGTGTCGCTGGAGCTCGCGGCCGACCTGCCGATGCTGGAGCTCGACGCGGTGCTGTTCGAGCAAGTGCTGTTCAACCTGCTCGACAACGCCGCCAAATACGCCCCCTCCGACACCACGATCTCGATTCGTGGCAGCCGCGACCGCGGCGCGGTGGCGTTGCAGATCCTGGACGAGGGCAACGGCATTCCGGCCGCCGAGTTGGAAAGCGTGTTCGACAAGTTCTATCGCGCCGAGAAGGGCGACCATGTCCGCCCCGGCACCGGCCTTGGGCTGGCGATCTCGCGCGGCTTCGTCGAGGCGATGCGCGGCACGATCGCGGCGGCCAACCGCTCCGACCGCAGCGGCGCCGTCATCACCATCCGCCTGCCGATCCCGGCCGACACCAACGCGCTGGACACTGCTGCATGA